Proteins encoded by one window of Micromonospora coxensis:
- a CDS encoding C40 family peptidase: MKLQPGREAVVQVSVATLWADPGAVRPVDGPALAAHPDIPAWIAGMDADQRVGDCVLTQLLLGERVLVTALRPDGWAQVVALGQPSAKLDPRGYPGWLPAAQLAPADEASPAGAPLVVDATATTLHTAPGGPAALAGLVPGTRLDPAGPPTGGWQPVRVPGHPDPRWAPEADLVGLPTGQPKPTEVLALAERLRDVVYIWGGLTGHGIDCSGLVHLAWRRFGVTLPRDADDQAGATTAVPLGEERPGDLYFFARPGRPIHHVGIVTAAPTAEERRMLHACYRQRRVLEEALPPERVATLVAVRRV, from the coding sequence GTGAAGCTGCAACCCGGCCGCGAGGCCGTCGTCCAGGTCTCCGTCGCCACACTGTGGGCCGACCCCGGCGCGGTACGTCCCGTCGACGGCCCCGCCCTCGCCGCGCACCCCGACATCCCCGCCTGGATCGCCGGGATGGACGCCGACCAGCGGGTCGGCGACTGCGTGCTCACCCAGCTCCTGCTCGGCGAACGGGTGCTCGTCACCGCGCTGCGCCCGGACGGCTGGGCGCAGGTGGTCGCCCTCGGCCAGCCGTCCGCGAAGCTCGATCCGCGCGGCTACCCCGGCTGGCTGCCCGCCGCCCAGCTCGCCCCCGCCGACGAGGCGTCCCCGGCCGGCGCCCCGCTGGTCGTCGACGCGACCGCCACCACGCTGCACACCGCGCCGGGCGGCCCGGCGGCGCTCGCCGGACTCGTGCCGGGCACCCGGCTCGATCCCGCCGGCCCGCCCACCGGCGGCTGGCAACCGGTACGCGTACCCGGACATCCGGATCCGCGCTGGGCGCCCGAGGCGGACCTGGTCGGGCTGCCGACCGGGCAGCCGAAGCCGACCGAGGTGCTGGCCCTGGCCGAGCGGCTGCGCGACGTGGTCTACATCTGGGGCGGGCTCACCGGCCACGGCATCGACTGCTCCGGGCTGGTGCACCTGGCGTGGCGCCGGTTCGGGGTGACCCTGCCCCGGGACGCCGACGACCAGGCCGGCGCGACCACTGCCGTGCCGTTGGGCGAGGAACGCCCCGGCGACCTCTACTTCTTCGCCCGGCCCGGCCGGCCCATCCACCACGTCGGCATCGTCACCGCCGCGCCCACCGCCGAGGAGCGGCGGATGCTGCACGCCTGCTACCGGCAGCGCCGGGTCCTGGAGGAGGCGCTGCCACCCGAGCGGGTGGCCACCCTGGTGGCCGTCCGCCGGGTCTGA
- a CDS encoding TerC family protein, with protein MNVSGMVWAATLVAMTAMLLVDLFIVGRRPHEPSIRESSIWVGFYVGLALLFGAGLWLTSGASVAGQFYTGWLTEYSLSVDNLFVFVIIMARFGVPRQYQQKVLLIGIVLALVMRGGFIAAGAALISQFSWVFYIFGAFLIYTAVNLARQGEPDEDEFSENVLIRWSRKALPISKDYDGAKLTTYQAGKRLFTPMLIVMIAIGTTDLIFALDSIPAIFGITQEPYLVFTANVFALMGLRQLYFLLGGLLDRLIYLSYGLAVVLGFIGVKLVLEALADNQVPFINGGEHVGWAPHIPIWLSLTVILGTLAAATAASLVKSSRDRRRELADARR; from the coding sequence TTGAACGTGTCCGGAATGGTGTGGGCGGCAACGCTCGTCGCGATGACGGCGATGCTCCTGGTCGACCTCTTCATCGTCGGCCGACGCCCACACGAGCCCAGCATCCGTGAGTCGAGCATCTGGGTCGGCTTCTACGTGGGCCTGGCCCTGCTCTTCGGCGCGGGACTGTGGCTCACCTCCGGCGCGAGCGTGGCCGGGCAGTTCTACACCGGTTGGCTCACCGAGTACAGCCTCTCGGTGGACAACCTCTTCGTCTTCGTCATCATCATGGCCCGGTTCGGGGTGCCCCGGCAGTACCAGCAGAAGGTGCTGCTCATCGGCATCGTGCTGGCCCTGGTCATGCGCGGTGGCTTCATCGCCGCCGGCGCGGCGCTGATCTCCCAGTTCTCCTGGGTCTTCTACATCTTCGGCGCGTTCCTGATCTACACCGCGGTCAACCTGGCCCGTCAGGGCGAGCCGGACGAGGACGAGTTCAGCGAGAACGTGCTGATCCGGTGGAGCCGCAAGGCGCTGCCGATCTCCAAGGACTACGACGGCGCGAAGCTGACCACGTACCAGGCCGGCAAGCGGCTGTTCACCCCGATGCTGATCGTGATGATCGCCATCGGCACCACCGACCTGATCTTCGCGCTGGACTCCATCCCCGCGATCTTCGGCATCACCCAGGAGCCGTACCTGGTCTTCACCGCGAACGTCTTCGCGCTGATGGGTCTGCGCCAGCTCTACTTCCTGCTCGGCGGCCTGCTGGACCGGCTGATCTACCTCAGCTACGGCCTGGCCGTGGTGCTCGGCTTCATCGGCGTGAAGCTGGTGCTGGAGGCGCTGGCCGACAACCAGGTGCCGTTCATCAACGGCGGCGAGCACGTCGGCTGGGCTCCGCACATCCCGATCTGGCTGTCGCTGACGGTCATCCTCGGCACCCTGGCCGCGGCCACCGCGGCGAGCCTGGTCAAGTCCTCCCGGGACCGTCGTCGGGAACTGGCCGACGCCCGCCGCTGA
- a CDS encoding antibiotic biosynthesis monooxygenase family protein: MVLEVALIDVLPGHEDEFAAAYAKAHAVITAAEGCRSVRMTRGIETPTRFVLLVEWDSVQAHEENFRATEAFGKWRALIGPHFAGPPHVEHFVDVPA, from the coding sequence ATGGTGCTTGAGGTCGCGCTCATCGACGTACTGCCCGGACACGAGGACGAATTCGCCGCCGCCTACGCGAAGGCGCACGCCGTCATCACGGCGGCCGAGGGCTGCCGGTCGGTCCGGATGACCCGGGGCATCGAGACCCCGACCCGCTTCGTGCTGCTGGTCGAGTGGGACTCGGTGCAGGCGCACGAGGAGAACTTCCGGGCCACCGAGGCGTTCGGGAAGTGGCGCGCGCTGATCGGCCCGCACTTCGCCGGCCCGCCCCACGTCGAGCACTTCGTCGACGTCCCCGCCTGA
- a CDS encoding DUF5753 domain-containing protein yields the protein MPLSSSPVIRRARLGAELRQLRRRRSLTLEQVCGLLGWASTSKLSRIELGQSRPDLADVLDLLDVYQVPPPQRDALIVIARDAATSRGWWRSLGEMHERQRTYAELEAGAAVIVEYQPAVVPGLLQSPGYARRRIAAGRLLHPEVDVEADVRARLLRQEVLRRADPPRYTALLDERVCDQGGLPPEVWREQLAHLIAVADLPHVTVRVVPRAAAPRAGLHPLTGYTSYAFPDPADPRTVMLETLTADVRLVSDADVDRYERMSEWLASVALGADETLALLRERAAEVVNGHHAVDLSADPDAASAPSIG from the coding sequence ATGCCGTTGTCATCGAGTCCGGTCATTCGACGTGCGCGACTCGGCGCCGAGTTGCGCCAGTTGCGCAGGCGGAGGTCGCTCACCCTGGAGCAGGTCTGCGGCCTGCTCGGGTGGGCCTCCACCTCCAAACTGTCCCGCATCGAGTTGGGGCAGAGCCGGCCCGACCTCGCCGACGTGCTCGACCTGCTGGACGTCTACCAGGTCCCGCCGCCGCAGCGGGACGCGCTGATCGTCATCGCCCGGGACGCGGCGACCAGCCGCGGCTGGTGGCGTTCCCTCGGCGAGATGCACGAGCGGCAGCGCACGTACGCCGAGCTGGAGGCGGGCGCGGCGGTCATCGTGGAGTACCAGCCGGCCGTCGTGCCCGGTCTGCTCCAGTCGCCCGGGTACGCCCGCCGGCGCATCGCCGCCGGCCGGCTGCTGCACCCGGAGGTCGACGTCGAGGCCGACGTCCGGGCCCGGCTGCTGCGTCAGGAGGTGCTGCGCCGCGCCGACCCGCCCCGCTACACGGCGCTGCTCGACGAGCGGGTCTGCGACCAGGGCGGCCTGCCGCCCGAGGTGTGGCGGGAGCAGTTGGCGCACCTGATCGCGGTGGCCGACCTGCCGCACGTCACGGTCCGGGTGGTGCCCCGCGCCGCCGCGCCCCGCGCCGGGCTGCATCCGCTGACCGGCTACACCAGCTACGCGTTCCCCGACCCGGCGGATCCGCGCACGGTCATGCTGGAGACGCTGACCGCCGACGTGCGGCTGGTCTCCGACGCCGACGTCGACCGCTACGAGCGGATGAGCGAGTGGCTGGCGTCGGTCGCCCTCGGCGCCGACGAGACGCTGGCGCTGCTGCGTGAGCGGGCGGCCGAGGTGGTCAACGGACATCACGCGGTGGACCTGTCCGCCGATCCCGACGCCGCCTCCGCCCCGTCGATCGGCTGA
- a CDS encoding VOC family protein, protein MRTIYPVLSYPDARAAMDWLCAAFGFQVHAVHDAPDGAVAHAELVLGSGMIMLGERAGRRPRPADDDWTVYVALDEVDAHCARARAAGAEIVREPFDTDYGSRDYAARDLAGNVWSFGTYRP, encoded by the coding sequence ATGCGAACCATCTATCCGGTCCTCAGCTATCCCGACGCCCGCGCCGCCATGGACTGGCTCTGCGCCGCCTTCGGCTTCCAGGTGCACGCGGTGCACGACGCCCCGGACGGCGCGGTGGCGCACGCCGAACTCGTCCTCGGCAGCGGAATGATCATGCTCGGCGAGCGGGCCGGGCGCCGACCACGCCCGGCCGACGACGACTGGACGGTCTACGTGGCGCTCGACGAGGTCGACGCGCACTGCGCGCGCGCCCGGGCAGCGGGCGCCGAGATCGTCCGGGAGCCGTTCGACACCGACTACGGCTCCCGCGACTACGCCGCCCGGGACCTCGCCGGCAACGTCTGGTCGTTCGGCACGTACCGGCCCTGA
- a CDS encoding helix-turn-helix domain-containing protein, with protein sequence MTAGGGAEPGLVVGRPDIRLRPFVDRYLGYREVTALPLVRREAAGAFVVLVLGWGAPLDVVDPRCAERGAYGVDSFVAGTFDGWCTTRTVGVGTGVELLLAPLAARRILGVPLVELANRAVAVDRLADGWLDRLRRRLAETPQWPGRFRLLDAALTARLAATAPVDPRVAWAWDRLADSAGRVGVGALAAELGWSRRHLATVFRREVGLPPKTTARLLRFARAHAALTGERPAGAPPPGGAEVAAEYGYYDQSHLIREFHEFAGATPLRLATSHPSNPG encoded by the coding sequence GTGACGGCCGGGGGCGGAGCCGAGCCGGGGCTGGTCGTCGGCCGTCCCGACATCCGGCTGCGCCCCTTCGTCGACCGGTACCTCGGCTATCGGGAGGTGACCGCGCTGCCCCTGGTACGCCGGGAGGCCGCCGGCGCCTTCGTGGTGCTGGTCCTCGGCTGGGGTGCGCCCCTGGACGTGGTCGACCCGCGGTGCGCCGAGCGCGGCGCGTACGGGGTGGACTCGTTCGTGGCCGGCACGTTCGACGGCTGGTGCACCACCCGCACCGTGGGGGTGGGCACGGGCGTGGAACTGTTGCTCGCCCCGCTGGCCGCTCGCCGGATCCTCGGCGTGCCCCTGGTCGAGCTGGCGAACCGCGCGGTGGCGGTGGACCGGCTCGCCGACGGCTGGCTCGACCGGCTGCGCCGCCGGTTGGCCGAGACGCCGCAGTGGCCCGGGCGGTTCCGGTTGCTCGACGCCGCGCTGACCGCCCGGCTGGCCGCCACCGCACCGGTCGATCCCCGCGTGGCGTGGGCCTGGGACCGGTTGGCCGACAGCGCCGGGCGGGTGGGCGTCGGCGCGCTCGCCGCCGAGCTGGGCTGGAGCCGTCGTCACCTGGCCACCGTGTTCCGGCGCGAGGTCGGGCTTCCCCCGAAGACGACGGCACGCCTGCTGCGCTTCGCCCGGGCCCACGCGGCGCTCACCGGTGAGCGGCCGGCGGGTGCGCCGCCGCCCGGCGGCGCCGAGGTGGCCGCCGAGTACGGCTACTACGACCAGTCGCACCTGATCCGCGAGTTCCACGAGTTCGCCGGCGCGACCCCGCTGCGCCTGGCCACGTCACATCCGTCCAATCCCGGCTGA
- the uvrB gene encoding excinuclease ABC subunit UvrB — translation MALDIPRLDGRFQVVSEFQPAGDQPAAIDELERRVRRGDRDTVLLGATGTGKSATTAWLVERLQRPTLVLAPNKTLCAQLAKEFSELLPHNAVEYFVSYYDYYQPEAYIPQTDTYIEKDSSINEEVERLRHSATMSLLTRRDVIVVATVSAIYGLGTPEEYLDRAVRVAVGQELDRDQLLRRLVDIQYTRNDMAFQRGTFRVRGDTLEIIPAYEELAVRIELFGDEVEKLYYLNPLTGDVVKEVDGLVIFPATHYAAGPERMERAIRDIEAELAERLAELERQGKLLEAQRLRMRTTYDIEMMRQVGFCSGIENYSMHMDGRLPGSPPHCLLDYFPDDFLTVVDESHVTIPQIGGMYEGDASRKRMLIDHGFRLPSAADNRPLRFDEFLERVGQMVYLSATPGSWELERAQGEYVEQVIRPTGLIDPEVVVKPTKGQIDDLMHEIKLRTERDERVLVTTLTKKMAEDLSDYLLENGIRVRYLHSEVDTLRRVELLRELRKGDYDVLVGINLLREGLDLPEVSLVAILDADKEGFLRSGRSLIQTIGRAARNVSGQVHMYADKITPSMADAIDETNRRRAKQIAHNEAHGISPEPLRKKIHDILDDIYREAEDTENSRIGGAVRQLSRGKAPVKETRSRSRATAGPSREGMARADLAQLIQELNDQMLAAARELQFELAARIRDEVAELKKELRGMDAAGVK, via the coding sequence ATGGCGCTCGACATTCCCCGGCTGGACGGCCGCTTCCAGGTCGTCAGTGAGTTCCAGCCCGCCGGTGACCAGCCGGCCGCGATCGACGAGCTGGAGCGCCGGGTGCGGCGCGGCGACCGGGACACGGTGCTGCTCGGCGCGACCGGCACCGGCAAGAGCGCCACCACGGCGTGGCTGGTCGAGCGGCTGCAACGGCCGACCCTGGTGCTCGCCCCCAACAAGACGCTCTGCGCCCAGCTGGCCAAGGAGTTCAGCGAGCTGCTGCCGCACAACGCGGTGGAGTACTTCGTCTCGTACTACGACTACTACCAGCCCGAGGCGTACATCCCGCAGACCGACACCTACATCGAGAAGGACTCCTCGATCAACGAGGAGGTCGAGCGGCTGCGGCACTCGGCGACCATGTCGCTGCTCACCCGCCGCGACGTGATCGTGGTGGCCACGGTCTCCGCGATCTACGGTCTGGGCACGCCGGAGGAGTACCTCGACCGGGCGGTGCGGGTCGCCGTCGGGCAGGAGCTCGACCGCGACCAACTGCTGCGCCGGCTGGTCGACATCCAGTACACCCGCAACGACATGGCCTTCCAGCGGGGGACGTTCCGGGTCCGCGGCGACACGCTGGAGATCATCCCGGCGTACGAGGAGCTGGCCGTCCGGATCGAGCTGTTCGGCGACGAGGTGGAGAAGCTCTACTACCTCAACCCGCTCACCGGTGACGTGGTCAAGGAGGTCGACGGGCTGGTGATCTTCCCGGCCACCCACTACGCGGCCGGCCCGGAGCGGATGGAGCGGGCCATCCGCGACATCGAGGCCGAGCTGGCGGAGCGGCTGGCCGAGCTGGAGCGGCAGGGCAAGCTGCTGGAGGCGCAGCGGCTGCGGATGCGCACCACCTACGACATCGAGATGATGCGGCAGGTCGGCTTCTGCTCCGGCATCGAGAACTACTCGATGCACATGGACGGCCGGCTGCCCGGCAGCCCGCCGCACTGCCTGCTCGACTACTTCCCCGACGACTTCCTCACCGTGGTCGACGAGTCGCACGTGACCATCCCGCAGATCGGCGGCATGTACGAGGGCGACGCGTCCCGCAAGCGGATGCTGATCGACCACGGCTTCCGGCTGCCCAGCGCCGCCGACAACCGGCCGCTGCGCTTCGACGAGTTCCTGGAGCGGGTGGGCCAGATGGTCTACCTCTCGGCCACCCCCGGCTCCTGGGAGCTGGAGCGGGCCCAGGGCGAGTACGTCGAGCAGGTGATCCGGCCGACCGGCCTGATCGACCCGGAGGTGGTGGTCAAGCCCACCAAGGGCCAGATCGACGACCTGATGCACGAGATCAAGCTGCGCACCGAGCGGGACGAGCGGGTGCTGGTCACCACGTTGACCAAGAAGATGGCCGAGGACCTGTCGGACTACCTGCTGGAGAACGGCATCCGGGTGCGCTACCTGCACTCCGAGGTCGACACCCTGCGCCGGGTCGAGCTGCTGCGCGAGCTGCGCAAGGGCGACTACGACGTGCTGGTCGGCATCAACCTGCTCCGCGAGGGTCTGGACCTGCCCGAGGTCTCCCTGGTCGCGATCCTCGACGCCGACAAGGAGGGTTTCCTGCGCAGCGGCCGGTCGCTGATCCAGACCATCGGCCGGGCCGCCCGGAACGTCTCCGGCCAGGTCCACATGTACGCCGACAAGATCACCCCGTCGATGGCGGACGCGATCGACGAGACCAACCGCCGGCGGGCCAAGCAGATCGCGCACAACGAGGCGCACGGCATCAGCCCGGAGCCGCTGCGCAAGAAGATCCACGACATCCTCGACGACATCTACCGCGAGGCGGAGGACACCGAGAACTCGCGGATCGGCGGCGCGGTGCGGCAGCTCTCCCGGGGCAAGGCGCCGGTCAAGGAGACCCGCAGCCGCAGCCGGGCGACCGCCGGCCCGTCGCGGGAGGGGATGGCCCGCGCCGACCTGGCGCAGCTCATCCAGGAGCTCAACGACCAGATGCTGGCCGCCGCCCGGGAGTTGCAGTTCGAACTCGCCGCGCGGATCCGCGACGAGGTGGCCGAGCTCAAGAAGGAGCTGCGCGGGATGGACGCCGCAGGCGTGAAGTGA
- the coaE gene encoding dephospho-CoA kinase, whose product MLMVGLTGGIGSGKSAVAARLAERGAVIVDSDRIAREVVAPGTEGLAEIVAAFSDRVLDAQGALDRAALGALVFGDDTARRRLEAITHPRVRARSAELVAAAPADAVVVNDVPLLVEVGLAPTFHLVVVVQTEVATRVRRLARHRGMSRTEAERRIAAQADDARRQAVADVVLHNDGTLDELHAAVDALWQDRLLPYEHNVRHGCAVRPEQVVLTGPDPTWPQQYARLAARIRHAAAPADPRVDHIGSTAVPGLAAKDVIDIQLTVDSIEEADGPLAERLARAGFPRLPGEWWDNPRPAGEGRWEKRLHGSADPARPAYLHLRVAGSPGWRYALLMRDHLRADPDQRAAYLMVKRELAAAAPDNGAYATAKDPWFDEEHLRAEEWAARTGWRP is encoded by the coding sequence CCGACCGGATCGCCCGCGAGGTGGTCGCTCCGGGCACCGAGGGGCTGGCCGAGATCGTCGCCGCCTTCTCCGACCGGGTGCTCGACGCCCAGGGCGCGCTGGACCGGGCGGCGCTGGGCGCCCTGGTCTTCGGTGACGACACGGCCCGCCGCCGGCTGGAGGCGATCACCCATCCCCGGGTCCGGGCCCGCTCCGCCGAACTCGTCGCCGCCGCCCCGGCCGACGCGGTGGTCGTCAACGACGTGCCGCTGCTGGTGGAGGTGGGGCTCGCCCCGACGTTCCACCTGGTCGTGGTCGTGCAGACGGAGGTCGCCACCCGGGTACGGCGACTGGCCCGGCACCGGGGCATGTCCCGGACCGAGGCGGAGCGGCGGATCGCCGCGCAGGCCGACGACGCCCGCCGGCAGGCGGTGGCCGACGTGGTGCTGCACAACGACGGCACCCTGGACGAGTTGCACGCCGCGGTCGACGCCCTCTGGCAGGACCGCCTGCTGCCCTACGAGCACAACGTGCGGCACGGGTGCGCGGTGCGCCCCGAGCAGGTGGTGCTCACCGGACCGGACCCCACCTGGCCCCAGCAGTACGCCCGGCTCGCCGCCCGGATCCGGCACGCCGCCGCCCCGGCGGACCCGCGCGTCGACCACATCGGCTCGACCGCCGTACCCGGGCTCGCCGCCAAGGACGTGATCGACATCCAGCTCACCGTCGACTCGATCGAGGAGGCGGACGGGCCGCTCGCCGAGCGCCTGGCCCGGGCCGGGTTCCCCCGGCTGCCCGGCGAGTGGTGGGACAACCCCCGTCCGGCCGGCGAGGGGCGGTGGGAGAAGCGGCTGCACGGCAGCGCCGACCCAGCCCGTCCGGCGTACCTGCACCTGCGGGTGGCCGGCTCGCCCGGCTGGCGGTACGCCCTGCTGATGCGCGACCACCTGCGCGCCGATCCCGACCAGCGGGCCGCCTACCTGATGGTGAAGCGGGAGCTGGCGGCGGCCGCCCCGGACAACGGCGCGTACGCGACCGCGAAGGACCCCTGGTTCGACGAGGAGCACCTGCGGGCCGAGGAGTGGGCCGCCCGGACCGGCTGGCGCCCCTGA